A portion of the Cellulophaga algicola DSM 14237 genome contains these proteins:
- a CDS encoding efflux RND transporter permease subunit, with translation MLKTFIERPVLSTVISIIIVILGVISISSLPIEEYPDIAPPTIKVTASYAGANAETVLESVIIPIEEQINGVEGMSYITSTASNTGAAEITVYFNQEVDADIAAVNVQNRVSRANALLPQEVIQTGVITQKQETSALMFISMYSENENYDATFIQNYLKINVVPAMQRISGVGDVSLFSQQDYAMRIWLKPEKLATYGLIPSDITAALAEQNLEAAAGTLGQNNGEAFSYTLTYSGRFKHEQQYADIVIKALGNGEFLRLNDVATIELDAQSYAANAMSMGNPAVFMGIFQTKGSNAREIIENIKVTLEDVKKDLPEGLDIFVPYDTSLFLNASIEKVISTLLEAFLLVFLVVFLFLQDFRSTLIPAIAVPVSIIGTFFFLNVFGYSINLLTLFALVLAIGIVVDDAIVVVEAVHAKLDAGEKNPKKATLVAMNEISGAIISITLVMAAVFIPVTFITGPTGVFYEQFGVTLIIAILISAVNALTLSPALCALLLKGHKDDEELKSKSPLKRFYTLFNRGFNATIDRYGKSLQFLYKRKWISPVLLVIAVAGIYWASQTTPTGFVPNEDRGIIFANIALPEGASLDRTDAVSRDLYSKINGIEGIVAVNFIKGRSLINGQGSNYGFGIIKLADWADREDAATSVQAITGKLFGVAAGIKEANIIFFSPPSIRGFGNSAGFEVNLLDKFGGEFKDLDQANKDFAMALMKHPEIKYAQSSFSTNYPQYEMEVNVPLAKEKGVPINSIFSTLQGYIGGIYASDFSRFGKQFRVYIQALPDDRADVDDLNSMYVRTDSGEMTPITQFVKLERVYGPQSVTRFNLFNSTAITGATNDGFSTGDAIRVIEEEVSNLPNNYTIAYSGLTREEVSAGSQTIFIFGLSILFVYFLLSAQYESYLLPFAVILSLPFGVFGAYISTKLLGLENNIYFQISLIMLIGLLAKNAILIVEIALQKRKAGESIVEAAIDGAKSRLRPILMTSFAFILGLMPLVLAKGVGSEGNRSIGTGAVGGLLIGTLLGVFVIPILFILFQWLQEKISSKPEVQTIEA, from the coding sequence ATGTTAAAAACATTTATTGAAAGGCCAGTGCTTTCAACAGTAATCTCTATTATCATAGTAATACTTGGTGTCATCAGTATATCAAGCTTACCTATAGAGGAGTATCCAGATATTGCGCCACCTACCATTAAGGTAACAGCGTCTTATGCAGGAGCCAATGCAGAAACCGTTTTAGAGAGTGTAATTATCCCTATCGAAGAACAAATTAACGGTGTAGAAGGTATGAGTTATATTACCTCTACTGCATCTAACACCGGTGCTGCAGAAATTACCGTTTACTTTAATCAAGAAGTAGATGCAGATATAGCTGCGGTTAACGTTCAAAACCGTGTATCTAGAGCAAATGCATTACTACCACAAGAGGTTATACAGACCGGGGTAATCACACAAAAGCAAGAAACGAGTGCGTTAATGTTTATCTCTATGTATTCTGAAAATGAGAATTACGATGCGACATTCATTCAGAATTACTTGAAAATAAATGTGGTACCTGCAATGCAACGTATTAGTGGTGTTGGAGATGTTAGTTTATTCTCTCAACAAGATTATGCGATGCGTATTTGGTTGAAACCTGAAAAATTAGCAACATACGGTTTAATACCTTCAGATATTACTGCAGCTTTAGCCGAGCAAAACTTAGAAGCTGCAGCAGGTACTTTAGGGCAGAATAATGGGGAAGCATTCTCCTATACATTAACCTATAGCGGACGTTTTAAACATGAACAACAATATGCCGATATAGTTATTAAAGCTTTAGGTAATGGAGAGTTTCTTCGATTAAATGATGTAGCTACTATTGAGTTAGATGCACAATCTTATGCTGCTAACGCTATGAGTATGGGAAATCCTGCCGTATTTATGGGTATTTTCCAAACCAAAGGTTCTAATGCAAGAGAAATTATTGAGAATATCAAAGTTACACTAGAAGATGTAAAAAAAGACCTTCCAGAAGGTTTAGATATTTTTGTGCCTTATGATACTAGTTTGTTTTTAAATGCCTCTATAGAAAAGGTAATTAGCACCTTATTAGAAGCGTTCCTATTAGTGTTCTTAGTGGTATTCCTATTCTTACAAGATTTCAGGTCTACATTAATTCCAGCAATTGCGGTTCCGGTTTCTATTATAGGTACGTTCTTTTTCTTGAATGTTTTTGGATACTCTATTAACCTATTGACACTATTTGCGTTAGTTCTTGCCATTGGTATTGTGGTAGATGATGCTATTGTAGTGGTAGAAGCGGTGCATGCCAAATTAGATGCAGGCGAAAAGAATCCTAAAAAGGCAACCTTAGTCGCCATGAATGAAATATCTGGCGCCATTATATCTATTACTTTGGTAATGGCAGCAGTGTTTATTCCTGTAACGTTTATAACAGGACCTACAGGTGTATTCTATGAGCAATTTGGGGTTACTTTGATTATAGCTATTTTAATATCAGCCGTGAATGCATTGACTTTAAGTCCTGCATTATGTGCATTATTATTAAAAGGACATAAAGATGATGAAGAGTTAAAAAGCAAAAGCCCATTAAAACGATTTTACACCCTTTTTAACCGCGGATTTAATGCCACTATAGACCGATACGGAAAATCGCTTCAGTTTTTATATAAAAGAAAGTGGATCTCTCCGGTATTATTAGTGATTGCAGTTGCAGGTATATACTGGGCATCTCAAACAACACCAACAGGATTTGTACCTAATGAAGATAGAGGTATTATTTTTGCAAATATTGCCTTACCAGAAGGTGCTTCTTTAGATAGAACAGATGCTGTTTCTAGAGATTTGTACAGTAAAATAAATGGTATTGAAGGTATTGTTGCCGTAAACTTTATTAAGGGTAGAAGTTTAATTAATGGACAAGGGAGTAACTATGGTTTTGGAATTATAAAATTAGCAGATTGGGCAGACCGTGAAGATGCTGCAACCTCAGTACAAGCCATTACAGGTAAACTATTTGGTGTAGCGGCAGGAATAAAAGAAGCTAATATCATATTCTTCTCACCTCCTAGTATTCGTGGTTTTGGTAACTCGGCAGGTTTTGAGGTGAATTTATTAGATAAGTTTGGTGGAGAATTCAAAGATTTAGATCAAGCGAATAAAGACTTTGCCATGGCTTTAATGAAGCACCCAGAAATAAAATATGCGCAATCTTCTTTCAGTACAAATTACCCACAATACGAAATGGAAGTGAATGTGCCTTTAGCAAAAGAAAAAGGGGTACCTATTAACAGCATTTTCTCTACACTACAAGGGTATATAGGTGGTATTTATGCTTCAGATTTCTCTAGATTCGGGAAGCAATTTAGAGTGTATATTCAAGCGTTACCAGATGACAGAGCTGATGTTGATGATCTAAATAGTATGTATGTACGAACAGATTCTGGTGAGATGACTCCTATTACGCAATTTGTAAAACTAGAGCGTGTCTACGGGCCGCAATCAGTAACCCGTTTCAACCTATTTAATTCTACAGCTATAACTGGTGCTACCAATGATGGGTTTAGTACAGGTGATGCTATTAGAGTTATTGAAGAGGAAGTTAGCAACTTACCAAATAATTACACCATTGCTTATTCTGGTTTAACGCGAGAAGAAGTAAGTGCAGGAAGCCAAACAATTTTCATTTTTGGTTTAAGTATTCTCTTTGTATACTTTTTATTAAGTGCACAATATGAAAGTTACTTACTCCCATTTGCTGTAATTTTATCATTGCCATTTGGAGTATTTGGCGCCTATATAAGCACCAAATTATTAGGGTTGGAAAACAACATCTATTTCCAGATTTCTTTAATTATGCTTATAGGACTACTCGCCAAAAATGCCATACTTATTGTAGAAATTGCCTTGCAGAAACGGAAAGCTGGCGAAAGTATCGTTG